The DNA window AAATAAAGATTCTCTGTGGACCTGAAGCTGACCTTGGGAGAGTTCCAAAGTTAAGGGGGTGGATTGATGAGAGGAAGATTGAGGTACGAAGATTATTGGAAGATTATTCCCCCCACTTTATGGTGGCTGATGGGGGTCAGCATATCCGTTTGGAGGAAAGGCATCCTAGGGGTAGCCAAAAGGGCACTAAAGCCATAATAGTTTATAATAGTGTTGAGTTGGGCCCAAAATATAACTTGATATTTAATAGATTATGGAATTCATTGGAGAAATGAGTATAGCATGGTGGTGGAGATTTGAATATCCCTTACCCTTCCCTCCTCATCTTCGCTTCCATAGGTTTTACAATCCTCCTCGCTTTACCAGGTTTTATGAGGAGCGCTGAGGAAGTTGAGGAAAAGATGTATACGTACTATTTATTCCCCTTCACGTTCTACTTCTCCCTTAGACGTGTATTTGGATACATATTCTTCTCCTCGATATGCTACCTTTTAGGAGCACTCATTGATCTATTCTATTTTTGGATTCAGGAGGAGGGTGTTGGCATATTATCTTACTTCATCATCCTCTTCTCAACGAGCACTGCTCTGAGCACCATATTATTTGCAGGTGTGGGTGGTGTTATAAAGAGGATGTATGAGAGAAGGAAGATGCTCTTTCGTAA is part of the Candidatus Methanomethylicota archaeon genome and encodes:
- a CDS encoding phospholipase D family protein translates to MSFLVVVRALWPFKLVSNENFESALIEASKFIDRAKHELKILSGTLYPDFYNAEPILKAFERAIARGVEIKILCGPEADLGRVPKLRGWIDERKIEVRRLLEDYSPHFMVADGGQHIRLEERHPRGSQKGTKAIIVYNSVELGPKYNLIFNRLWNSLEK